A region from the Antennarius striatus isolate MH-2024 chromosome 22, ASM4005453v1, whole genome shotgun sequence genome encodes:
- the tcp11l2 gene encoding T-complex protein 11-like protein 2: MPLNRERPASTSSGNDQGSDVESSSEGRDNLTSGSDQECSRDSFTSDSSSKHCTPSSSPPKTLTMDEVIDCARDLSNLSLAHEIAVNPSFHLERNSLPHNSLWKLVRDTVHKAFWDILESELNDDPPEYGQAITLLGEIRETLLSFLNPGANRMRTQIMEVLDMDLIQQQADNDAVDIHGLAAYVITTMEKLCAPIREEDIRKLRENTSNIVTMFREIFRVLDLMKADIVDHEIRNLRLVLHSGGTAVEYERATFQDVLDKMPSALDHTTTWIKSALELLLTNIAPEQTEGQGKEQKVIPGPFQILNTAFLTILRWDYNVAQLPETLMADEVRLREIQQKLQQCQVVNEVLLIVYNTIGGPIQGLPSLSDRLKRMTSVLLDGMHNHNFNLDEALQGVSAQICCELNKTLTERSYTSLTPELQAILKGQICSITQKTNPIRTLVEDRVQHFFKAVISDPKPQLKIEQVPAGLTAIKPELTSIAAKFIALINYNRIVYGPFYADIIKKLIFRSSSPAADPPQDTAQEAVPFN; encoded by the exons ATGCCTCTAAATCGTGAACGACCTGCCTCTACATCAAGTGGAAATGACCAAGGCAGTGATGTGGAGTCGTCATCGGAGGGCCGCGACAACTTGACATCAGGCAGCGACCAGGAGTGTTCTCGTGACAGTTTCACAAGCGATAGCTCAAGCAAACATTGCACACCTTCCT CAAGCCCACCAAAAACCTTAACCATGGATGAAGTCATTGACTGTGCCAGAGACCTGTCCAATCTCAGCTTGGCTCATGAAATTGCCGTGAACCCCAGTTTCCATTTGGAGCGAAACAGTCTACCTCATAACAG TCTTTGGAAGTTAGTTCGAGACACTGTCCACAAGGCATTCTGGGACATCCTGGAGTCTGAGTTGAACGATGACCCACCCGAGTATGGGCAAGCAATCACCTTATTGGGGGAGATCAGAGAG actttactgtcatttCTTAACCCTGGTGCCAATCGGATGAGGACCCAGATCATGGAAGTTCTGGATATGGACCTGATCCAGCAGCAAGCTGACAATGACGCTGTTGACATCCATGGACTTGCTGCTTATGTTATTACTACCATGGAAAAATTGTGTGCACCAATTAGGGAGGAGGACATAAGGAAGCTGAGAGAAAATACCAGTAATATAGTGACAATGTTCAG GGAGATCTTCCGTGTGCTGGACCTAATGAAGGCTGACATAGTCGACCATGAAATAAGGAATCTGAGACTTGTGCTGCACTCAGGGGGCACAGCAGTTGAATATGAGAGGGCAACATTTCAGGACGTCCTGGACAAAATGCCCA GTGCTTTGGACCACACAACCACATGGATCAAGTCTGCACTGGAGCTGCTGTTAACAAATATAGCCCCAGAGCAGACGGAAGGGCAGGGAAAGGAGCAGAAGGTGATTCCAGGGCCTTTTCAGATCCTCAACACCGCTTTTCTCACCATTCTTAGATGGGACTACAATGTGGCCCAGCTGCCTGAG ACTTTGATGGCTGATGAGGTTCGACTACGAGAGATTCAGCAAAAGCTCCAGCAGTGTCAGGTGGTGAATGAGGTGTTGCTCATTGTCTACAACACCATCGGGGGGCCCATCCAGGGTCTGCCCtctctgtctgaccgtctgaaGAGGATGACCAGTGTGCTGTTGGACGGAATGCACAACCA TAATTTTAACCTAGACGAGGCACTACAGGGTGTCAGTGCTCAAATCTGCTGTGAGCTCAATAAGACTTTAACTGAGAGGAGCTACACTTCATTGACCCCAGAGCTGCAGGCCATTCTTAAAGGCCAGATCTGCAGTATTACTCAGAAGACCAATCCCATCCGCACTCTTGTGG AGGATCGGGTCCAGCATTTCTTTAAGGCAGTTATCTCTGATCCCAAACCTCAACTCAAAATTGAACAAGTGCCAGCAGGCTTGACTGCCATCAAACCTGAACTGACATCAATCGCAGCTAAGTTTATTGCCCTGATCAACTATAACAGGATTGTCTATGGACCTTTTTATGCAGATATCATCAAGAAGCTAATTTTCAGGAGCAGCTCACCAGCAGCAGATCCTCCTCAGGACACCGCCCAGGAAGCTGTCCCCTTCAATTAA